The following are encoded together in the Rhodothermales bacterium genome:
- a CDS encoding arginine deiminase-related protein encodes MPVLQQRSYIDFSVEALPTMPAPRRVLMTTPAHFEVVYVINPHMEGHIGTVDRSRAQGQWQDLKSAYERIGIRPAVIEGSPGQPDMVFCANQTLPFTTGGKNGVFLSRMEAPQRRDEVTHYARFFSSIGYTTVPLPDATAGSFEGMGDAIWHPGRALLWGGYGYRTDAGVYPFIAERLGVPVVLLELTDSDFYHLDTCFSVLDERSVLIYPGAFTQAGVELIHALFERVIEAPDDESRTLFACNAHCPDGRHVLIQRGCRVTNERLREAGYEPIELDTDEFLKSGGSVFCMKQMYW; translated from the coding sequence ATGCCCGTACTCCAGCAGCGCAGCTATATCGATTTCAGCGTGGAAGCGCTCCCAACCATGCCGGCGCCTCGCCGCGTTCTCATGACCACACCGGCCCACTTCGAGGTCGTCTACGTCATTAACCCCCACATGGAGGGCCACATCGGGACGGTAGACCGGTCGAGGGCGCAGGGCCAGTGGCAGGATCTGAAATCGGCCTATGAACGGATAGGCATCCGGCCGGCCGTGATCGAAGGCTCACCGGGGCAGCCGGACATGGTCTTTTGCGCCAACCAGACGCTTCCCTTCACGACGGGTGGCAAAAATGGGGTGTTTCTGAGCCGCATGGAAGCGCCGCAACGGCGCGACGAGGTGACCCACTACGCCCGGTTTTTTTCGAGCATCGGATATACGACCGTACCACTGCCAGACGCCACCGCCGGCTCGTTTGAAGGCATGGGCGACGCCATCTGGCACCCCGGTCGCGCCCTGCTCTGGGGAGGGTACGGGTATCGAACCGACGCCGGCGTCTACCCCTTCATCGCAGAACGCCTGGGCGTACCTGTCGTATTGCTGGAACTGACCGACTCTGACTTCTACCACCTCGACACCTGCTTCAGCGTGCTCGACGAGCGGTCGGTCCTGATCTATCCCGGCGCGTTTACCCAGGCCGGCGTCGAACTCATCCACGCCTTGTTCGAGCGCGTCATCGAAGCGCCGGACGATGAGTCGCGGACGTTGTTCGCTTGCAACGCCCACTGCCCGGACGGCCGCCACGTGCTCATCCAGCGGGGATGCCGCGTAACGAACGAGCGGCTCCGCGAAGCCGGCTACGAACCCATCGAACTCGACACCGACGAGTTTCTGAAATCTGGTGGATCGGTGTTCTGCATGAAGCAAATGTACTGGTAA
- a CDS encoding TIGR04283 family arsenosugar biosynthesis glycosyltransferase, whose amino-acid sequence MNLSIVIPALNEASRIETTLHAVRRQSGTHEVIVVDGGSVDNTAALAVPLARVIQAPCGRARQMNAGAAVAGGDLLLFLHADSSLPEEGIKAIHAAIEDPGVEAGAFRLRFDRTSPLLNFYSLCTRLSSPLICFGDRALFVRREVFDALGGFPDIPVFEDLELVRRLHRRGGFAFLPGYVTTAARRFDEHGPLRQQLLNSYLWTRYLLGTPPEKLADLYRYAVKR is encoded by the coding sequence GTGAATCTGTCGATCGTCATACCGGCCCTCAACGAAGCCTCGCGCATCGAAACGACGCTGCACGCGGTGCGCCGCCAGTCGGGCACCCATGAAGTGATCGTGGTGGATGGCGGCTCCGTGGACAACACGGCCGCCCTGGCCGTGCCGCTGGCGAGGGTGATCCAGGCGCCGTGTGGTCGGGCCCGTCAGATGAATGCCGGCGCCGCCGTGGCCGGCGGAGACCTCCTGCTCTTTCTCCACGCCGATTCCTCCCTGCCCGAAGAAGGCATCAAGGCCATTCACGCCGCGATTGAGGACCCGGGCGTGGAGGCCGGCGCGTTCCGGCTCCGCTTCGATCGCACGTCTCCCCTGCTGAATTTTTACAGCCTCTGCACCCGCCTCTCCTCCCCGCTGATCTGTTTCGGCGACCGCGCCCTGTTTGTTCGGCGTGAGGTATTTGATGCCCTGGGTGGATTTCCGGACATTCCCGTCTTCGAGGACCTGGAGCTCGTCCGCCGACTCCACCGGCGCGGCGGTTTCGCCTTCCTCCCCGGCTATGTCACCACCGCCGCCCGCCGCTTCGATGAACACGGTCCCCTTCGGCAGCAACTCCTCAATAGCTACCTCTGGACCCGCTACTTGCTGGGGACGCCTCCGGAAAAGCTGGCGGATTTGTATCGTTACGCTGTAAAACGTTAA